One Ranitomeya imitator isolate aRanImi1 chromosome 1, aRanImi1.pri, whole genome shotgun sequence DNA window includes the following coding sequences:
- the LOC138657495 gene encoding proteinase-activated receptor 1-like, translating to MTRLVPSVFTLVFCVALPLNVIAIVILLFKIKVRKPAVVYMLNLAVADVLFVLFLPFKIIYRFAGNNWRIGEAMCRIVTASFYCNMYCSILIMTSISVDRFLAVVYPIQSLYWRTTTRAWVACIFIWFLSMSSTMPLLITQQTVVTEDLNITTCYDVLSWELLRGFYLYYFTTYISLFFFLPLIITTFCYISIIRKLSSSVIDSTFNRSQAVVLTVIVLCVFVLCFGPTNIIFLIHYLGYYKGTSGILYFTYVTCASFSSISCCLDPLIYYYGSSKCRMFLHNLLCCKTKNYSEDKITVSTKSTGT from the coding sequence ATGACTAGACTTGTACCCTCAGTGTTTACCCTGGTATTTTGCGTGGCACTCCCTCTAAATGTAATAGCTATTGTCATATTACTCTTCAAGATAAAAGTCAGGAAGCCAGCGGTGGTGTACATGCTGAACCTAGCTGTCGCTGATGTGCTGTTTGTTCTTTTTCTTCCTTTCAAAATAATATATCGTTTTGCTGGCAACAACTGGCGCATTGGAGAAGCAATGTGCCGAATTGTCACTGCATCATTTTACTGTaacatgtactgctccatcctcaTCATGACCAGCATCAGCGTGGACAGGTTCCTGGCCGTGGTCTATCCAATACAATCCCTCTACTGGCGGACTACTACCCGGGCATGGGTGGCCTGTATATTCATTTGGTTCCTATCCATGTCGAGCACCATGCCTCTTCTCATAACTCAGCAAACCGTTGTTACTGAGGATCTGAACATCACGACCTGCTATGATGTGCTGTCATGGGAACTTCTGCGGGGTTTTTATCTTTACTATTTTACCACTTATATCTCGCTGTTCTTCTTCTTACCTCTCATTATTacgaccttctgctacatttctatTATCAGAAAGTTAAGCTCGTCTGTAATTGACAGCACATTCAATCGATCTCAAGCTGTGGTACTGACTGTAattgtactgtgtgtgtttgtACTCTGCTTTGGCCCAACCAATATCATCTTTTTAATTCACTATCTGGGTTATTATAAGGGAACCAGTGGAATTTTATATTTTACTTATGTCACTTGTGCTTCTTTCAGCAGCATCAGTTGCTGTCTTGATCCTCTTATCTATTATTATGGATCATCGAAGTGTCGGATGTTTCTGCACAATTTGCTCTGCTGCAAAACGAAAAATTATTCAGAAGATAAAATAACCGTCAGTACTAAAAGTACCGGTACATAA